Proteins encoded in a region of the Flammeovirga yaeyamensis genome:
- a CDS encoding COX15/CtaA family protein, translated as MKSNDTTNKGIFYRRFGVVTVFAVFFLILVGGIVRSTGSGMGCPDWPLCFGQYIPPTDISQLPDDYKTIYAVAGKEIADFSAFKTWVEYVNRLVGVAIGLLVFFTLVFSFSYLKKDPQVTVFSFIAFVLVGVEGWLGSKVVATDLNPFMITLHMLLALVIVGVLIYAVARSKKQELSYSDPHNLKKVNKWLMIILSMSVFQIIMGTQVRESIDEIAIAMGEAQRHLWIDQLDEAFYFHRSFSIVVGILNIIFIKNVFIGTEEKHPARFWSLVLFGLLTTVVLSGAIMGHFGIPAFLQPIHLLLGSLIVGCQFYIALLVNHSRILGNVRKVEEKHSKNAIA; from the coding sequence ATGAAGAGCAACGATACTACAAACAAAGGCATTTTTTATAGACGATTCGGAGTAGTTACCGTTTTTGCGGTATTCTTTTTAATACTAGTCGGAGGAATCGTTCGAAGTACAGGGTCTGGCATGGGTTGCCCAGATTGGCCATTATGTTTTGGGCAATATATACCACCTACAGATATTAGTCAGTTACCAGATGACTATAAAACAATATACGCAGTTGCCGGTAAAGAGATTGCGGATTTCTCTGCATTTAAAACTTGGGTAGAGTACGTTAACCGCTTAGTTGGTGTGGCTATTGGTCTATTGGTATTTTTTACTTTAGTATTCTCTTTTTCATACTTGAAGAAAGATCCACAGGTGACTGTTTTTTCTTTCATCGCATTTGTATTAGTAGGTGTTGAAGGATGGTTAGGTTCTAAAGTAGTGGCAACAGACTTAAATCCCTTCATGATTACTCTTCACATGTTGTTGGCCTTAGTTATAGTAGGTGTGCTTATTTACGCTGTGGCCCGATCTAAAAAACAAGAATTAAGCTATTCTGATCCTCATAATTTGAAAAAGGTAAATAAATGGTTAATGATCATTTTATCTATGTCTGTATTTCAGATTATTATGGGTACACAAGTAAGAGAAAGCATTGATGAAATCGCAATTGCTATGGGAGAGGCCCAAAGACATTTGTGGATTGATCAATTAGATGAAGCTTTTTATTTTCATAGATCTTTCTCAATTGTAGTCGGAATTTTAAACATCATCTTTATAAAAAATGTTTTTATAGGTACAGAAGAAAAGCATCCAGCAAGATTCTGGTCGTTAGTATTATTCGGTTTATTAACTACAGTAGTACTTTCGGGAGCAATCATGGGGCATTTCGGAATACCAGCATTTTTACAACCAATTCACCTATTACTTGGATCACTAATCGTTGGTTGTCAATTTTACATCGCATTATTAGTCAACCATTCAAGAATTCTTGGGAATGTGAGAAAGGTTGAGGAAAAACACTCAAAAAACGCAATAGCATAA
- the cyoE gene encoding heme o synthase has translation MIVAETGSATSTQTSKNTRIKDFYDLLKVRLTGVVVFSGVFGYLLGMESFSYIKVLALAFGSFMITGSANTINQIIERDYDKMMKRTQNRPLPLGIISRKEAAIYAGILAVVGFGLMAAFVNLYSALLSIASLVLYAFIYTPMKRITPLSVLVGAFPGAFPPMIGWVAATGSIGVEGMALFALQFMWQFPHFWAIAWVADSDYKKAGFKMLPFNGNKDVNTAVQISIYTMFLLPIGFLPTQLGITGIFSGVLAALAGAAFLYQTFGLIKEKTDKAALKIMFTSFIYLPIVQIVYLIDKI, from the coding sequence ATGATTGTCGCAGAAACAGGTTCAGCTACTTCCACCCAAACTTCAAAAAACACTAGAATTAAAGACTTCTATGATCTGTTGAAAGTTCGTTTAACAGGTGTAGTCGTTTTCTCTGGAGTTTTTGGCTACTTATTGGGGATGGAATCCTTCTCCTATATTAAAGTATTAGCTTTAGCATTTGGTAGTTTTATGATTACCGGTTCAGCAAATACTATTAATCAAATTATTGAAAGAGATTATGACAAAATGATGAAAAGGACACAAAATCGTCCTTTACCATTAGGTATAATTTCTAGAAAGGAAGCGGCAATATATGCTGGAATACTTGCAGTAGTAGGTTTTGGCTTAATGGCTGCGTTTGTAAATCTATATTCTGCTTTATTATCCATTGCTTCATTGGTATTGTATGCCTTCATTTACACACCAATGAAGAGAATAACACCATTATCTGTTTTAGTAGGGGCTTTTCCGGGTGCATTCCCTCCAATGATTGGTTGGGTGGCCGCTACAGGAAGTATTGGTGTTGAAGGAATGGCACTCTTTGCTTTACAATTTATGTGGCAGTTCCCACATTTCTGGGCAATAGCATGGGTAGCTGATAGTGATTATAAAAAGGCTGGATTTAAAATGTTACCATTTAATGGAAACAAAGACGTTAATACAGCTGTTCAAATATCAATTTATACTATGTTTCTCTTACCGATAGGTTTTCTGCCTACACAATTAGGGATTACAGGTATATTCTCTGGAGTTTTAGCTGCTTTGGCAGGGGCCGCATTTTTATATCAAACATTCGGTTTGATCAAAGAAAAAACAGATAAAGCTGCATTAAAAATAATGTTTACATCCTTTATTTATTTACCTATTGTTCAAATAGTTTACCTTATCGATAAGATATAA
- a CDS encoding cytochrome c oxidase subunit 3 — protein MKTDISVSNTPNQPVKIHPKKFAMWLFIVSVMMIFAALISAYIVRQAEGNWVLFDLPNIMYVSTAVILLSSATMHWAYTNTKVDNLKNLKIGISLTALLGSAFLVLQFLGWSHLVDMEIFFGGKDSNPSGSFVYVFTGLHGLHIVSAVIYLFVILIESFRGKIHKGTIVRMEMCATYWHFLDALWVCILIFLLLYR, from the coding sequence ATGAAAACAGACATCTCAGTTTCTAATACGCCAAATCAACCAGTGAAAATTCATCCAAAGAAATTTGCGATGTGGTTATTCATCGTAAGTGTAATGATGATTTTCGCAGCACTAATCAGTGCATATATTGTAAGGCAAGCAGAGGGCAATTGGGTATTATTCGATTTGCCTAACATTATGTACGTGAGTACAGCAGTAATTCTTTTGAGCTCAGCCACAATGCATTGGGCTTACACTAATACTAAAGTTGATAACCTTAAGAATTTAAAAATTGGTATATCTTTAACAGCACTTTTAGGGTCTGCCTTTTTAGTATTACAATTCTTAGGATGGAGTCATTTAGTGGATATGGAAATCTTCTTTGGAGGTAAAGATTCTAATCCTTCAGGTTCTTTTGTCTATGTTTTTACAGGTTTGCATGGGTTGCACATTGTGAGTGCTGTGATCTATCTGTTTGTGATTTTAATTGAATCATTCAGAGGTAAAATCCACAAAGGAACAATCGTGAGAATGGAAATGTGTGCAACTTATTGGCACTTCTTAGATGCTTTATGGGTTTGTATATTGATATTCTTACTGTTATATAGATAA
- a CDS encoding cytochrome c oxidase subunit 3, whose product MSSSTTLTTPEITKWDGGERPMKATYGKLMMWFFLVSDAFTFASLLIAYGVVRYMHPAWEKPFSEFEFATSSDDLYWPIPEKVFNAFPGLHGMDIPLGFVGLMTFILILSSVTMVLAVEAGERKSQKEVEKWMLWTIVGGVLFLGCQAWEWSHFIHGSANGVVRDGVQIFGANLHVNEYGPQLFANFFFFITGFHGIHVTSGVIINIVIFYNVVMGTYEKRGSYEMIEKGGLYWHFVDLVWVFVFTFFYLI is encoded by the coding sequence ATGTCGTCATCTACAACTTTGACAACACCCGAAATAACAAAATGGGATGGAGGGGAAAGACCAATGAAAGCAACCTATGGTAAGCTTATGATGTGGTTTTTCTTAGTTTCAGATGCTTTTACTTTCGCATCATTACTTATCGCCTATGGGGTAGTTCGCTATATGCATCCTGCATGGGAGAAACCATTCTCGGAATTCGAATTCGCTACAAGTTCAGACGACTTGTACTGGCCAATTCCTGAGAAAGTTTTTAATGCTTTCCCGGGCTTACATGGTATGGATATACCACTTGGTTTTGTAGGATTGATGACTTTTATTCTAATCCTATCTTCTGTGACTATGGTATTAGCAGTAGAAGCAGGAGAAAGAAAATCTCAAAAAGAGGTTGAAAAATGGATGTTATGGACAATCGTTGGTGGCGTTTTATTCTTAGGTTGTCAAGCTTGGGAATGGTCACACTTTATCCATGGTTCTGCAAATGGAGTAGTTAGAGATGGTGTTCAAATCTTTGGAGCAAACCTTCATGTAAATGAGTATGGTCCTCAGTTATTTGCCAACTTCTTCTTCTTCATTACTGGATTCCACGGTATTCACGTAACATCAGGTGTAATCATTAACATTGTCATTTTCTATAATGTGGTAATGGGAACTTATGAGAAAAGAGGTTCTTATGAAATGATTGAAAAAGGTGGTCTTTACTGGCACTTTGTCGATTTAGTATGGGTATTCGTATTTACCTTCTTCTACTTAATCTGA
- a CDS encoding cytochrome C oxidase subunit IV family protein — MAHFDASMTPEEIKAAKMKTVIKVTAILAAITILEFILAIVWPDGFSRTMLYILFLGMTFIKAGFIIMEFMHLGHETSLLKFVILFPMLFLVWLCVALFVEGQAIIDAFLNW; from the coding sequence ATGGCACATTTTGATGCATCAATGACTCCTGAGGAGATTAAAGCAGCTAAAATGAAAACAGTTATTAAAGTAACTGCAATTTTAGCAGCTATTACAATACTTGAATTTATTTTAGCTATTGTATGGCCTGACGGTTTTTCAAGAACAATGTTATACATTTTGTTCTTGGGAATGACGTTCATAAAAGCAGGTTTTATTATCATGGAATTCATGCACTTAGGTCATGAGACTTCTTTATTGAAATTCGTGATTTTATTCCCAATGTTGTTTTTAGTTTGGCTATGTGTAGCACTATTTGTTGAAGGTCAAGCCATTATTGATGCTTTCCTTAACTGGTAG
- a CDS encoding SCO family protein: MNKPNQKKWVFLFLLIGIPLVILVFLKSFGKNEYRLEPAESLQIYNLKSVNCTPNEIDGVHRIPEFEFLNQDSTKFSNKNLEGSIYVADFFFTSCPDICKAMTSSMLRVQERFKNEKELQLVSFSIDPSYDTPKVLSSYAERHGIDTNRWNLLTGDKQTIMDLGQCGFYITAKEVMTGKSASLSHSDKLILVDKQKRIRGIYSGTDQDDVKRLLTEISLLLLEDNGNIKSETK, encoded by the coding sequence ATGAATAAACCTAATCAAAAGAAATGGGTATTCTTATTCCTGTTAATTGGAATACCTTTAGTCATCTTAGTTTTTCTGAAAAGCTTCGGTAAGAACGAATATCGTTTGGAACCTGCAGAAAGCCTTCAGATTTATAACCTAAAATCAGTAAACTGTACGCCAAACGAGATTGATGGTGTACACAGGATACCTGAATTTGAATTTTTAAATCAGGATAGTACGAAATTTTCAAACAAAAACTTAGAAGGTTCTATCTATGTAGCTGACTTTTTCTTTACATCTTGTCCCGACATTTGTAAAGCAATGACGTCAAGCATGCTTAGAGTTCAAGAACGTTTCAAAAACGAAAAGGAATTACAGTTAGTTTCTTTTAGTATAGACCCTAGTTATGATACTCCTAAAGTATTGTCATCTTATGCAGAAAGACATGGGATTGATACAAATCGTTGGAATTTACTTACCGGTGATAAACAGACGATTATGGATTTAGGGCAATGTGGTTTTTATATCACTGCTAAAGAAGTTATGACTGGGAAATCTGCATCATTATCACACAGTGATAAATTAATCCTTGTAGATAAACAAAAACGTATTAGAGGGATTTATAGTGGTACAGATCAAGATGATGTAAAACGACTACTTACAGAAATATCATTATTATTGTTAGAAGACAATGGAAACATTAAATCAGAAACTAAATAG
- a CDS encoding DUF420 domain-containing protein: METLNQKLNRGPLITIGILSIAIPVVVAILLFIPQTGKLGDLDVSFLPHLNAIINGTCALTLFLGFYFIKKGNQELHRLMMFISFALGAIFLVSYVVYHFQGGHTVFGDLNADGILSDSEKATAGTSRIIYLVLLLSHIVLSAAVVPLVLLSIYFAITKRLTLHKKIVKWAYPIWEYVAVSGVLVYLMISPYYA; encoded by the coding sequence ATGGAAACATTAAATCAGAAACTAAATAGAGGTCCACTAATTACAATTGGAATTTTATCAATTGCTATTCCTGTTGTAGTGGCTATATTACTTTTTATACCTCAAACAGGTAAACTTGGAGACTTAGACGTTTCTTTCTTGCCACACCTAAATGCAATTATAAATGGAACATGTGCTCTTACTTTGTTCTTAGGTTTTTACTTCATTAAGAAAGGGAATCAAGAATTACATCGATTAATGATGTTTATTTCTTTTGCATTAGGTGCTATCTTCTTAGTTTCTTATGTAGTTTACCATTTTCAAGGTGGTCATACCGTTTTTGGAGATTTAAATGCTGACGGTATACTTTCTGACTCTGAAAAAGCAACAGCAGGTACTTCAAGAATTATATATCTAGTATTGCTGTTAAGTCATATTGTACTATCGGCAGCAGTGGTACCTCTTGTATTATTATCCATTTATTTTGCTATTACAAAGAGGTTGACACTTCATAAGAAAATTGTGAAATGGGCATATCCAATTTGGGAATATGTTGCCGTTTCAGGTGTATTGGTTTATTTAATGATCAGCCCTTATTACGCTTAG
- a CDS encoding sensor histidine kinase — translation MQAKIFLKQLINSKSKAVLGLFFSLISILIFLINVEYYDVDEYDKFVQDRIQQLSKNADDVIYDIKNNIKEVSEEEPDFKTLLSLSAQPVYIYEKGVLKFWSDDKLKLKYIEDKLFTYFVEDVIKKGNSFYYVRKSNIMLYNQDYEIFVIVPLLELRDSPTTIMTHYVNDFIFGTKDLPKIDKYKVNENFKPIYTKQNNYLFSLDTSKKVSIELFPWHSFIFCVLVATFCLLSALSTYITDSIHKGSSIYIMLSVFIIGVLALHEVVFSIVNNPIIKNEYEILSSLSNPPFPAWDSMGVIFIDLIFILSVFRWVTNNFKDLFSVTSMKKLPLRVRITLSSIMIILLFIIVMLLENVYLKVLEYSLSLNPQFSVFEISIPYVVSQMIVLLGFLIAGSYAHVSFRIISWWLDFYGKATVMLISIIVVFSIQFFDNSFDLVVINVLAIFTGITLMFDTTKFLNSGKFKAIMYLMSHIILFSLLAAVVVEKSDTKKDEEFKQKFAYYKLITNDATLNAFLEETINDVQDDDRVIDAVAFLNKPHAVEVSKLIKADIMGWFGQRYDISVYMAFDNGDVVNSEYSYNQLIENFFDGKKNVPKDISGLNNKMDLQKGTFSYLCNIPIIDRFTNTDTIGYCLIELNKKSLEGNYLQASILDENYNINYKQEDYSYAIFFKKELIFSSGDYNYTNDFLKEIDLNEESNLASNFEFNGYEHLMLPNANRIVVISSKEFNIIDFIRSFSTYFTIIVFFVFSFYNFKNYIADPKEYNRSFSAKVQAYLNVAIFLPIFTLAIVMGSVMVKSSRNDIQRQYLEKAQTVAMNLFQNTDLNADWNPENDLVLDNFINELSNIMQADIRFYNKKGFLKSASDDELFEAGILSEQLNPEAYIGIMQDKKTRLVVKEKIGNLEYNTSYIGVKAFNTGDVMGVVSIPFFKSLHRFDDRTVDVISTIMIIFTVLFITLLPIVHYAALSLLNPIKLIIPELNRITLSKKNAPIKYHSNDEFGRLVGEYNKMLSKLEESKKELERSQLESAWKDVAKQVAHEIKNPLTPMKLYLQQLERVATSDDNPKLLRATKMLISQVDTLSGIVTSFSSFAQMPVPKREVFNLSKVIKDTVMLHSSKAKIQFSNTQLGHDVFVDGDEKLTTRILANLILNGIQAAKEDVSSNIIIDLYENGEKAIVTVIDNGKGIPEEFQNKVFVPNFTTKETGSGIGLAVAKRGIEQMGGSIWFETKENEGTQFFVEFVMTQPEEEA, via the coding sequence ATGCAAGCTAAGATTTTTTTAAAACAACTAATTAACAGTAAGAGCAAAGCCGTTTTAGGTCTTTTCTTTTCCCTGATTTCCATCCTCATTTTTTTAATAAATGTAGAATACTATGATGTAGACGAATACGATAAGTTTGTACAAGATAGAATTCAACAATTATCAAAAAACGCAGATGATGTTATTTATGATATTAAAAATAATATTAAAGAGGTAAGTGAGGAAGAGCCAGATTTTAAAACCTTATTATCTTTAAGTGCCCAGCCAGTTTATATTTATGAAAAAGGAGTTTTAAAATTTTGGTCAGATGATAAACTGAAACTGAAATATATTGAAGATAAATTATTTACCTATTTCGTAGAAGATGTGATTAAAAAAGGGAATTCCTTCTATTACGTTAGGAAGTCCAACATCATGTTGTACAATCAAGATTATGAAATCTTTGTTATCGTTCCATTATTGGAGTTAAGAGATAGCCCGACGACTATCATGACACATTATGTAAACGATTTCATTTTTGGTACAAAAGATCTACCCAAAATAGATAAGTATAAAGTAAATGAGAACTTTAAACCTATCTATACCAAACAAAACAATTATCTATTCTCTTTAGACACCTCAAAAAAAGTATCTATTGAATTATTTCCATGGCATAGCTTTATTTTTTGTGTATTGGTGGCAACATTTTGTTTGCTTTCTGCACTAAGTACTTATATCACAGATTCTATCCATAAAGGGAGTTCAATTTATATAATGCTAAGTGTTTTTATAATAGGAGTGCTTGCTTTACATGAGGTAGTATTTTCTATTGTAAATAATCCAATCATAAAAAACGAATACGAAATCTTATCCTCCTTAAGCAATCCACCTTTTCCAGCATGGGATTCGATGGGGGTGATTTTTATAGATTTAATATTTATACTTTCAGTTTTTCGTTGGGTGACGAATAACTTTAAGGATCTGTTTTCGGTAACCTCAATGAAGAAGTTACCATTGAGGGTCAGAATAACCCTATCTTCTATAATGATAATTCTTCTTTTCATTATTGTAATGCTATTGGAGAATGTCTACTTGAAAGTCCTAGAATATTCCTTAAGTTTAAATCCACAATTTAGTGTTTTCGAAATAAGTATTCCTTACGTTGTTTCACAAATGATTGTGCTTTTAGGTTTCCTAATTGCAGGTTCATATGCACATGTAAGTTTCAGGATTATTAGCTGGTGGTTAGATTTTTATGGAAAAGCAACTGTAATGCTTATAAGTATAATCGTTGTCTTTAGTATTCAATTTTTTGATAATAGCTTTGACCTAGTCGTTATTAATGTGTTAGCCATTTTTACAGGCATCACCTTAATGTTTGATACGACAAAGTTCTTAAATAGTGGGAAGTTCAAAGCAATTATGTATTTGATGTCTCATATTATTCTATTTTCATTATTAGCTGCTGTAGTGGTAGAGAAAAGTGATACAAAGAAAGATGAGGAGTTTAAGCAAAAGTTTGCCTACTATAAACTGATAACAAATGATGCTACACTAAACGCCTTTCTTGAAGAAACAATTAACGATGTTCAGGATGATGATAGAGTAATAGATGCAGTAGCTTTTCTCAATAAACCTCATGCAGTAGAAGTATCTAAGCTGATAAAAGCTGATATCATGGGTTGGTTTGGACAGCGATACGATATTAGTGTGTATATGGCATTTGATAATGGAGATGTTGTAAACAGTGAATATTCATATAATCAATTAATAGAAAATTTCTTCGATGGTAAGAAGAATGTTCCTAAAGATATTTCCGGTTTAAATAATAAAATGGACCTTCAGAAGGGTACGTTTAGCTATCTCTGTAATATTCCTATTATTGATCGTTTTACCAATACCGATACAATAGGGTATTGCTTGATTGAGTTGAATAAAAAATCCTTAGAAGGAAACTACTTACAGGCCTCAATTCTTGATGAAAACTACAATATCAACTATAAACAAGAAGATTACTCATACGCTATTTTCTTTAAAAAAGAATTGATATTCAGTTCGGGTGATTATAATTATACCAACGACTTCCTAAAAGAAATTGATTTAAATGAAGAATCGAATTTAGCATCAAACTTTGAATTCAATGGCTATGAACACTTGATGTTACCCAATGCCAATCGTATTGTAGTTATCTCTTCTAAAGAATTTAACATCATTGATTTTATAAGATCATTTTCGACCTATTTTACCATTATAGTTTTCTTTGTTTTCTCCTTTTATAATTTCAAAAATTACATTGCCGACCCAAAGGAATACAACAGATCATTCTCTGCTAAAGTACAAGCCTATCTTAACGTGGCGATATTCTTACCTATTTTTACTTTGGCAATTGTAATGGGGTCAGTAATGGTAAAGTCATCAAGAAATGATATTCAAAGACAATATTTAGAAAAAGCACAAACGGTAGCCATGAACCTTTTTCAGAACACTGATCTTAATGCCGATTGGAATCCTGAAAATGATTTAGTCCTTGATAATTTTATCAATGAACTATCGAACATTATGCAGGCTGATATCCGTTTTTACAATAAGAAAGGTTTCTTAAAAAGTGCCAGTGATGATGAATTGTTCGAAGCAGGTATACTAAGCGAACAGCTTAATCCGGAAGCATATATTGGGATTATGCAGGATAAGAAAACACGTCTCGTAGTAAAAGAAAAGATAGGTAATCTAGAATACAATACTTCTTACATCGGTGTGAAAGCATTTAATACAGGAGATGTGATGGGAGTGGTAAGTATTCCATTCTTTAAATCACTTCACCGTTTTGACGATAGAACAGTTGATGTAATTTCTACTATCATGATCATTTTCACGGTATTGTTCATCACATTATTACCAATTGTACACTATGCTGCCTTATCACTTCTCAATCCAATTAAGTTGATTATTCCAGAGTTGAATCGCATCACACTTAGTAAGAAAAACGCTCCAATTAAATATCATTCTAATGATGAGTTTGGTCGTTTGGTAGGAGAGTACAATAAAATGCTTTCAAAATTGGAAGAAAGTAAAAAGGAGTTGGAAAGAAGTCAATTAGAATCTGCTTGGAAAGACGTTGCAAAACAAGTAGCTCATGAAATTAAAAACCCTCTAACTCCAATGAAACTTTATTTACAACAGTTAGAGCGTGTCGCTACATCAGATGATAATCCTAAATTACTAAGGGCTACAAAAATGCTGATTAGTCAAGTGGATACATTAAGTGGTATTGTTACCTCATTCTCATCTTTCGCGCAAATGCCTGTTCCGAAAAGGGAAGTATTTAACCTTTCAAAGGTGATAAAAGATACAGTAATGCTTCACTCAAGTAAAGCAAAGATTCAATTCTCTAATACACAATTAGGTCATGATGTATTTGTGGATGGTGATGAGAAATTGACTACTAGAATATTAGCCAACTTAATTCTTAATGGTATTCAAGCTGCAAAAGAAGATGTGAGCTCGAATATTATTATCGATTTATACGAGAACGGTGAGAAAGCAATTGTTACTGTTATTGATAATGGTAAAGGTATTCCCGAAGAGTTCCAGAACAAGGTTTTCGTTCCTAACTTTACTACGAAAGAGACGGGTTCTGGTATTGGATTGGCTGTAGCCAAAAGAGGAATCGAACAGATGGGAGGTAGTATTTGGTTTGAAACTAAGGAGAATGAAGGGACACAATTCTTTGTTGAATTTGTGATGACTCAACCAGAAGAGGAGGCTTAA
- the purB gene encoding adenylosuccinate lyase: MELNQLTAVSPIDGRYRSKAESLSNYFSEFALIRYRVWVEIEYFIALCEKPLPQLKDFDSSLFPAMRKIYEEFSMEDALKVKEFESVTNHDVKSVEYFIKEKFEALGIKEQKEFVHFGLTSQDVNNTSIPLSLKVANEEVMIPMLEEVIALIDSLADAWADQPILALTHGQPASPSRLGKEFKVFTYRLKKQLETLKAVPYSAKFGGATGNFNAHNVAYPSINWVEFGNDFVNNVLGLDRSQFTTQIENYDNLAAMFDAYKRIDTILIDMSRDIWQYVSMKYFKQKINKNEVGSSAMPHKVNPIDFENAEGNLGIANAVLEHLSAKLPISRLQRDLTDSTVLRNVGVPLGHIVIALQSLKKGLNKLELNADQLKLDLEDNWAVVAEAIQTVLRREGIPNPYEMLKDLTRKNEKITEDSIQVFIDGLSVSDQIKEELKVITPYNYTGV, encoded by the coding sequence ATGGAGCTTAATCAACTCACAGCGGTATCTCCTATCGATGGTCGCTATAGAAGTAAAGCGGAATCCTTATCTAATTATTTTTCTGAATTCGCGTTGATTCGTTATAGAGTATGGGTAGAAATCGAATACTTTATTGCATTGTGCGAGAAGCCACTTCCACAACTTAAAGATTTTGATTCTTCTTTATTTCCTGCAATGAGAAAAATCTACGAAGAGTTCTCAATGGAGGATGCTTTAAAGGTAAAGGAATTTGAAAGCGTGACGAATCACGATGTGAAATCTGTTGAGTATTTCATCAAAGAGAAATTCGAGGCATTGGGAATTAAAGAACAAAAAGAATTTGTTCATTTTGGTTTAACTTCTCAAGATGTAAACAATACTTCTATTCCATTATCACTTAAAGTGGCTAATGAAGAAGTAATGATCCCTATGTTGGAAGAAGTAATTGCATTGATTGACTCATTAGCTGATGCTTGGGCCGATCAACCAATTCTTGCCTTAACTCACGGTCAGCCAGCTTCACCATCTCGTTTAGGAAAAGAATTTAAAGTATTCACTTACCGTTTGAAAAAACAATTGGAGACTTTAAAAGCGGTTCCTTACTCGGCTAAATTTGGTGGTGCTACAGGTAACTTCAATGCACATAACGTTGCTTACCCAAGTATTAATTGGGTAGAATTCGGTAACGATTTCGTGAACAATGTTTTAGGTTTAGATCGTTCTCAGTTTACAACTCAAATTGAAAACTACGACAACCTTGCAGCAATGTTCGATGCATACAAGCGTATTGATACTATCTTGATCGATATGTCTCGTGATATCTGGCAATATGTATCAATGAAGTACTTCAAGCAAAAGATCAACAAAAACGAAGTGGGATCTTCTGCTATGCCTCATAAGGTAAATCCAATCGACTTTGAAAACGCTGAAGGTAACTTGGGTATTGCTAATGCAGTATTGGAGCACTTATCAGCTAAATTACCTATTTCAAGATTACAAAGAGACTTAACTGACTCTACTGTATTGAGAAACGTTGGTGTACCATTAGGACACATCGTTATTGCTTTACAATCTTTGAAAAAAGGTTTAAATAAATTAGAGTTAAATGCTGATCAACTTAAATTAGACCTAGAAGATAACTGGGCAGTAGTTGCAGAAGCAATTCAAACAGTTCTAAGAAGAGAGGGTATTCCTAATCCATACGAAATGTTGAAAGATTTAACTCGTAAAAATGAAAAGATTACTGAAGACTCAATTCAAGTATTTATTGATGGTTTATCAGTGTCTGATCAAATTAAAGAAGAGTTGAAAGTTATTACTCCTTACAACTACACAGGGGTATAA